Proteins encoded by one window of Kribbella italica:
- a CDS encoding MarR family transcriptional regulator: protein MSEDRVDRIQAAWQTERPDVDVSPQGVIGRLHRIAAHLTEELVVVYGKFGLTEGEFDVLAALRRAGTPYERAPGEIALHTMVTTGAVSKRVDRLEQAGLVLRMRSSTDGRGRVVQLTPAGRRLIDKAFTAHMANEQRLLAGLSTAQTSQLEALLKTWLTDLEPPD from the coding sequence GTGAGCGAAGACCGCGTCGACCGCATCCAGGCCGCCTGGCAGACCGAACGTCCCGACGTCGACGTCAGCCCGCAGGGCGTGATCGGCCGGCTGCACCGGATCGCGGCGCATCTGACCGAGGAGCTCGTCGTGGTCTACGGCAAGTTCGGGCTGACCGAGGGCGAGTTCGACGTCCTGGCCGCACTACGCCGGGCCGGTACGCCGTACGAGCGGGCGCCCGGAGAGATCGCGCTGCACACGATGGTCACCACCGGCGCGGTCAGCAAGCGCGTCGACCGGCTCGAGCAGGCCGGGCTGGTCCTCCGGATGCGCAGCAGCACGGACGGCCGCGGCCGCGTCGTCCAGCTGACTCCGGCCGGCCGCCGTCTGATCGACAAAGCCTTCACTGCCCACATGGCCAACGAGCAGCGCCTGCTGGCCGGGCTGAGCACAGCGCAGACCAGCCAGCTGGAGGCCCTGCTGAAGACCTGGCTGACGGACCTGGAGCCGCCGGACTAG
- a CDS encoding DMT family transporter has translation MEDTSWRWLLVTAIAPIAWGANYFVTHEFLPVGYPLYGGVIRALPAGLLLLALARTLPRGDWWWKSLVLGVCNVGAFFALIYVASQLLPVSVASTIMSATPLTMGMFAWLLLGTRPSGRVLIGAVAGIAGVCLMLGGGTGGIRVAGVLASVAALTLSSCGFVLAKKWGRGGDLLATTAWQLVAGGLVLVPFAVVVEGAPPSLDLRAMGGFAYVVLVATAGAYVAWFSGLRHLDAAAVGLVGLLNPVTGVLLGTTLAGDRLTLGQLAGLALVLTGVALGRPARRRSTRKEPVAVS, from the coding sequence ATGGAAGACACATCGTGGCGCTGGCTGCTGGTGACGGCGATCGCGCCGATCGCGTGGGGTGCCAACTACTTCGTGACGCACGAGTTCCTGCCCGTCGGCTATCCCCTGTACGGCGGGGTGATCCGCGCGCTGCCCGCCGGACTCTTGCTGCTTGCACTGGCCAGGACCCTGCCGCGCGGTGACTGGTGGTGGAAGTCGCTGGTGCTCGGTGTGTGCAACGTAGGCGCGTTCTTCGCGCTGATCTACGTCGCGTCGCAGCTGCTGCCAGTCAGCGTCGCCTCGACCATCATGTCGGCCACACCACTGACCATGGGCATGTTCGCCTGGCTCCTGCTCGGCACCCGGCCGTCAGGGCGCGTGCTGATCGGAGCGGTCGCCGGCATCGCGGGTGTCTGCCTGATGCTCGGCGGAGGGACCGGCGGCATCAGGGTGGCCGGAGTGCTCGCGTCGGTGGCCGCGCTGACGCTGTCGTCCTGCGGCTTCGTGCTGGCCAAGAAGTGGGGCCGTGGTGGTGACCTCCTGGCCACTACCGCCTGGCAGTTGGTCGCGGGTGGTCTGGTGCTGGTCCCGTTCGCGGTCGTGGTCGAGGGGGCACCGCCGTCGCTCGACCTGCGGGCGATGGGCGGTTTCGCGTACGTCGTACTGGTGGCTACCGCGGGTGCCTACGTGGCCTGGTTCTCCGGACTGCGGCATCTGGACGCGGCCGCAGTCGGGCTGGTCGGCCTGCTCAACCCGGTCACCGGAGTCCTTCTCGGGACGACGCTGGCCGGTGACCGCCTGACGTTGGGCCAGCTGGCGGGTCTGGCACTGGTCCTGACAGGTGTTGCCCTGGGCCGACCTGCCCGGAGGCGGTCGACCCGGAAGGAGCCTGTCGCGGTCAGCTGA